A single region of the Prevotella sp. HUN102 genome encodes:
- a CDS encoding GNAT family N-acetyltransferase, with protein sequence MNITIENAQKHQAHIIATMIMEAMNHECCQWFAGPAHTLADFHKLMRNLVEMENSQYSYKNTLVARNDDGKILGICVSYDGACLHALRKAFIDEAKKAFGRDYSDIPDETQSGELYIDSLCVGKDFRKMGIATKLLEATIEKGRTLNLPTGLLVDKANPDAEKLYKQVGFRYVDDNMWGGHPMRHLVFPL encoded by the coding sequence ATGAACATCACAATTGAAAATGCACAAAAGCACCAAGCCCACATCATCGCAACGATGATAATGGAAGCTATGAACCACGAATGCTGCCAATGGTTTGCAGGACCGGCACACACTTTGGCAGATTTCCACAAACTGATGCGCAATCTTGTGGAAATGGAAAACTCACAATATTCCTATAAGAACACATTGGTTGCAAGGAACGATGATGGAAAAATCCTCGGAATATGCGTCAGTTACGACGGTGCTTGCCTGCACGCACTAAGAAAAGCATTCATAGACGAAGCCAAAAAGGCTTTCGGCCGCGACTATTCAGACATTCCCGACGAAACGCAATCAGGCGAATTATACATCGACTCATTGTGTGTAGGGAAAGATTTCCGCAAGATGGGCATCGCAACAAAACTCCTTGAAGCAACCATCGAAAAAGGAAGAACGCTGAATCTTCCTACCGGATTGCTCGTAGACAAAGCCAACCCTGATGCAGAAAAGCTCTACAAGCAGGTTGGATTCAGATATGTGGACGACAATATGTGGGGAGGACATCCTATGCGCCACCTTGTTTTTCCTCTATAA
- a CDS encoding (deoxy)nucleoside triphosphate pyrophosphohydrolase — MEKKRLNVVCAIIREGDKYLCTQRLRKGPSYIAERWEFPGGKVEDNENDYEALRREIREEMDWDIYVGSRLGTIEHEYPDFILKLTAYDCLARDNEFKLLAHLDSKWLTKEEFPSLEWTEADKILIQALWK, encoded by the coding sequence ATGGAAAAGAAACGTCTGAATGTTGTTTGCGCCATCATTCGTGAAGGCGACAAATATCTTTGTACACAGAGGCTGAGAAAGGGGCCTTCATACATTGCAGAACGCTGGGAATTTCCCGGCGGAAAAGTCGAAGACAATGAAAACGACTATGAGGCTTTGCGCCGTGAAATACGCGAGGAAATGGATTGGGACATCTATGTTGGCAGCAGACTGGGAACTATCGAACACGAATATCCTGACTTTATTCTCAAACTTACTGCCTACGATTGTCTGGCACGCGACAATGAATTTAAGCTTTTGGCCCATCTTGATTCCAAATGGCTTACCAAAGAAGAATTTCCATCATTGGAATGGACGGAAGCCGATAAAATCCTCATCCAAGCACTATGGAAGTAA
- a CDS encoding phosphoglucomutase — protein MDWKKIQNGSDIRGIALEGIEGENVNLTNEVANAIAKAFVAWLKEKNGKTMQTVAVGSDSRLSSPAIREAFAEGASGTGAQVLEFGMASTPAMFMSTVDKDLKVDGAVMVTASHLPWNRNGLKFFTTEGGLDKGDIKRILELAPDFYNVENTNKGKIEKVDFMDTYCRILTDYIREGAGIGNEPLKGMKIVVDAGNGAGGFFAHKVLDNLGADTSASQFLEPDGHFPNHVPNPEDKAAMASICKAVVEQKADLGIIFDTDVDRSAIVGRTGAPINRNALIALIATVILREHPGSTIVTDSVTSDGLAEFIAAKGGIHHRFRRGYKNVINESLRLNEANEESWLAIETSGHAALRENYFLDDGAYLVAKLLVEAARLRTEGKELQDLISDLREPAESKEIRFKIATDNFKEYGQKVLEDLQNKIEKQADWKIVAPNHEGIRIACTAENEKGWFLLRQSLHDPVLPLNIESDVEGGVARIEQRVLGLLSAHSELKH, from the coding sequence ATGGACTGGAAAAAAATACAGAACGGATCAGATATCCGCGGAATAGCACTCGAAGGTATCGAGGGCGAAAACGTGAATCTTACCAATGAAGTTGCCAACGCCATAGCCAAGGCTTTCGTGGCTTGGCTGAAAGAAAAGAACGGAAAAACGATGCAGACGGTGGCAGTAGGCAGCGACTCCCGACTTTCAAGCCCTGCAATCCGTGAGGCATTTGCCGAGGGAGCAAGTGGCACAGGCGCGCAGGTGCTCGAATTTGGTATGGCTTCAACCCCTGCAATGTTTATGTCTACCGTAGACAAAGATCTGAAAGTGGACGGTGCCGTAATGGTTACGGCGAGCCATTTGCCTTGGAATCGCAATGGATTGAAGTTCTTTACAACAGAAGGTGGACTGGACAAGGGCGACATCAAGAGGATACTCGAACTGGCTCCGGACTTCTACAATGTGGAAAACACCAACAAGGGCAAGATAGAGAAAGTGGACTTTATGGACACTTACTGCCGAATCCTTACCGACTACATTCGTGAAGGTGCAGGCATCGGCAACGAACCGTTGAAGGGAATGAAGATAGTTGTGGATGCAGGCAACGGTGCCGGAGGCTTCTTCGCCCACAAGGTGCTCGACAATCTCGGTGCAGACACATCGGCAAGCCAGTTCCTCGAACCCGACGGGCACTTCCCCAATCACGTTCCAAATCCGGAGGACAAGGCTGCAATGGCTTCCATCTGCAAGGCAGTTGTTGAGCAGAAAGCAGACCTCGGCATTATATTCGACACCGACGTGGACCGTTCCGCCATCGTAGGCAGAACAGGTGCGCCCATCAATAGGAATGCACTCATCGCACTCATAGCAACCGTCATACTCCGCGAACACCCCGGAAGCACCATCGTTACCGACTCCGTTACTTCCGACGGTCTTGCAGAATTCATCGCTGCCAAGGGAGGCATCCATCATCGTTTCCGTCGCGGCTACAAGAACGTAATCAACGAATCGCTCCGTCTGAACGAAGCAAACGAAGAGTCTTGGCTTGCCATCGAGACATCAGGACACGCAGCACTGCGCGAAAATTATTTTCTGGACGACGGAGCATATCTGGTAGCAAAACTATTGGTTGAGGCTGCCCGACTGCGCACGGAAGGAAAAGAACTTCAAGACTTGATTTCCGACCTCAGAGAGCCTGCCGAAAGCAAGGAAATAAGATTCAAGATTGCAACGGACAACTTCAAAGAATACGGACAGAAAGTATTGGAGGATTTGCAGAACAAGATAGAGAAACAAGCAGACTGGAAGATAGTTGCACCCAATCACGAAGGAATACGCATAGCCTGCACGGCAGAGAACGAGAAAGGCTGGTTCCTCCTCCGTCAGTCGCTCCACGATCCAGTACTACCTCTGAACATAGAATCAGATGTAGAGGGTGGCGTGGCACGAATAGAGCAGCGCGTGCTCGGCTTGCTTTCAGCACACAGCGAATTAAAACACTAA
- a CDS encoding TonB-dependent receptor, whose translation MRLLPIGLLLLCPLGIKAQSTINDSTFQIEEVVVTSRLTQREIIPSQNLKGTELQRLNSQSVADALRYFSGMQLKDYGGVGGIKTVDIRSMGTHHLGIFYDGIELGNAQNGQIDLGQFSLDNIDEISLYNGQKSAIFQPASDFGNAGSVYIRTRQPRFTEGKNYNIKLKTKYGSSDLFRFSTLWEQRLSPTVSSSLNAEFLSSSGKYEFNYKRLTPNGEVAYDTTAIRQNGDIHAERVDLNINGILERGYWNAKAYLYNSKRGIPGAIVNNVWRRGERQNDLNTFVQGRFQKDINDRFSTQWLAKYAYYRTHYINRDTTQLPTDNRYWQQEFYLSTANAYEILPNWSASISYDFRWNKLNADTYRFAFPTRISNLVSFATALDARFLKVQGSVLVSFIHDKLHPKVPLIGKQAKENINKFMPAVFIDVPLVDRMTGLHTTNLSLRTFVKRSFRMPTFNDLYYTDLGNSNLLPESATQYDFGVVYDRFNKFGVLRKFHIQADGYYNTIQDKIIAYPKGQQFRWTMLNLGRVHITGLDVSASMTLEPMRDLLVTGRLQYTYQDARDVTDPATSYYKDQIPYIPYNSGSAILNLAYRNWFFNYSFIYSGERYNEQENIQYNYMQPWYTHDISLQYQFVAKRTKWRATLEVNNLFDQKYDVILNYPMPGINGAMGLQVEF comes from the coding sequence ATGAGATTATTGCCTATCGGGTTGCTCTTGCTGTGCCCATTGGGAATAAAGGCACAGTCCACTATAAATGATTCGACATTCCAAATCGAAGAAGTTGTCGTAACCTCCCGTTTGACTCAACGGGAGATTATTCCTTCACAGAATCTGAAAGGAACGGAACTGCAACGGCTCAACAGTCAGTCGGTGGCAGATGCGCTACGCTATTTCTCAGGAATGCAGCTGAAAGATTACGGTGGTGTGGGTGGCATCAAGACCGTTGATATCCGAAGTATGGGCACTCATCATCTTGGCATCTTCTACGATGGAATAGAATTGGGCAATGCGCAAAACGGACAGATTGACCTTGGGCAGTTCTCGCTCGACAATATAGATGAGATTTCGCTATACAATGGGCAGAAAAGTGCCATTTTCCAACCGGCTTCCGACTTCGGTAATGCAGGAAGCGTATATATCCGTACGCGTCAGCCACGCTTTACAGAGGGCAAGAATTACAACATAAAGCTCAAGACCAAATACGGTTCGAGCGATCTTTTCCGCTTCTCCACTCTATGGGAACAGCGACTTTCGCCAACAGTTTCAAGTTCTCTGAATGCCGAGTTTCTCTCCTCCAGTGGCAAATACGAATTTAATTACAAGCGACTGACTCCTAATGGAGAGGTTGCCTACGACACAACTGCCATCCGACAGAATGGAGACATACACGCGGAACGTGTTGATCTGAATATCAATGGTATTCTGGAACGTGGCTATTGGAATGCCAAAGCCTATCTGTATAATTCCAAAAGAGGCATTCCCGGTGCTATCGTCAATAACGTCTGGAGAAGAGGAGAACGACAGAATGACTTGAACACGTTTGTGCAAGGACGATTCCAGAAAGACATAAACGACCGTTTTTCCACGCAATGGTTGGCGAAATATGCTTATTATCGCACACATTACATCAACAGGGACACGACACAATTGCCGACAGACAATCGTTATTGGCAACAGGAATTTTATCTCTCAACGGCAAATGCCTACGAGATTCTGCCCAATTGGAGTGCATCCATCAGCTACGACTTCCGTTGGAACAAGCTGAATGCCGATACCTATCGCTTTGCTTTCCCAACAAGAATATCAAACCTCGTTAGTTTTGCAACAGCATTGGATGCAAGGTTCCTGAAAGTCCAAGGCTCTGTTTTGGTTTCATTCATCCACGACAAGCTGCATCCAAAGGTTCCGCTCATAGGAAAACAGGCAAAGGAAAACATCAATAAGTTTATGCCTGCAGTCTTTATAGACGTTCCTCTTGTTGATAGAATGACTGGTTTGCACACAACCAATTTGAGTTTGCGCACTTTTGTCAAGCGAAGTTTCCGTATGCCCACCTTCAACGATTTGTATTACACCGATTTGGGCAATTCCAACTTGCTCCCGGAAAGTGCTACTCAATACGATTTCGGCGTGGTGTATGACAGATTCAACAAGTTTGGAGTCCTAAGAAAGTTTCACATTCAGGCAGATGGCTACTACAATACCATTCAGGATAAGATTATTGCTTACCCTAAAGGACAGCAATTCCGTTGGACAATGCTCAATCTCGGACGAGTGCATATCACAGGATTGGACGTTTCTGCCTCTATGACGCTCGAACCTATGAGAGACTTACTCGTTACGGGAAGGCTGCAATACACTTATCAGGATGCCCGCGACGTAACAGATCCGGCTACATCTTATTATAAAGATCAGATTCCATATATTCCATATAACAGTGGTTCTGCCATTCTTAATCTTGCTTATCGCAATTGGTTCTTCAATTATAGCTTCATCTATTCCGGAGAACGATACAACGAACAGGAGAATATACAGTACAACTATATGCAACCTTGGTACACACACGATATCAGCTTGCAATACCAGTTTGTCGCAAAACGAACAAAATGGAGGGCAACATTGGAAGTGAATAATCTGTTCGACCAGAAATACGATGTAATTCTCAACTATCCGATGCCCGGAATCAACGGCGCAATGGGCTTACAGGTAGAGTTTTAA
- the nhaD gene encoding sodium:proton antiporter NhaD: protein MSTLTIAIIAIFVLGYMLIATESLVKIDKAAIALLMFVFCWTLYMVDPAQFVPLMHPEALISDAEHGLTKFGNSIIIEHLGDTSTTLFFLMGAMTIVEIVDQNGGFNWVKDVMKAKSKKNLMWRIAFMTFFLSAILDNLTTSIVMIMILRKLVRDKNDRMIYASLVIIAANSGGAFSPIGDVTTIMLWNAGSVTAAGVIEEIFIPSLVSMIIPGLIIQNMLKGNIETVDNDGETEDVGEFGRKQRITIFAVGVGGLCFVPIFKSITHLPPFVGILLVLGVLWTVTELFYRHLHRQGNGETFSKRVTSIMRRIDMSTILFFLGILMAVACLQEIGVLTKLGGSLNVVFNENHYAVTGIIGVLSSIVDNVPLVAGSMGMYPIQATGDMAVDGIFWQLLAYCAGVGGSMLIIGSAAGVVVMGLEKITFGWYMKKITWIAFLGYIAGILSYYVIRTFIFTTPL from the coding sequence ATGTCAACACTAACAATTGCAATCATTGCCATCTTCGTTCTTGGCTATATGCTCATAGCTACGGAAAGTTTGGTAAAAATCGACAAGGCTGCCATAGCTTTGCTTATGTTTGTATTTTGCTGGACACTTTATATGGTAGATCCGGCTCAGTTTGTTCCACTGATGCACCCCGAAGCACTCATATCGGATGCAGAGCACGGACTCACTAAGTTTGGCAATAGCATAATTATTGAGCATCTTGGAGATACGTCCACCACGCTGTTCTTCCTGATGGGAGCAATGACTATTGTGGAAATTGTAGACCAGAACGGAGGATTCAATTGGGTTAAGGACGTGATGAAGGCCAAATCGAAGAAGAATTTGATGTGGCGTATTGCCTTTATGACTTTCTTCCTGTCGGCGATTCTCGACAATCTTACCACAAGTATTGTGATGATTATGATTCTGCGTAAGCTTGTTCGCGACAAGAACGACCGAATGATTTATGCCTCGCTTGTAATTATTGCAGCCAATTCCGGTGGTGCTTTCTCCCCGATAGGCGACGTTACAACCATTATGCTGTGGAATGCAGGATCTGTTACGGCAGCAGGTGTGATAGAAGAAATCTTTATTCCTTCATTGGTATCTATGATTATTCCCGGTTTGATAATCCAGAATATGCTGAAAGGTAATATAGAGACTGTGGATAATGATGGCGAAACTGAAGATGTAGGCGAATTCGGACGTAAGCAGCGTATCACTATCTTTGCAGTTGGTGTGGGAGGTTTGTGTTTTGTTCCTATTTTCAAATCTATTACCCATCTTCCTCCGTTCGTAGGTATTCTCTTGGTGCTTGGTGTGTTGTGGACGGTAACTGAATTGTTCTATCGCCACCTGCACCGTCAGGGTAATGGCGAGACATTCTCGAAGCGCGTAACGAGCATTATGCGAAGAATTGATATGTCTACCATCCTTTTCTTCTTAGGTATCCTGATGGCTGTGGCTTGTTTGCAGGAAATTGGCGTCCTAACTAAGTTGGGTGGCTCGTTGAACGTTGTTTTCAATGAGAATCACTATGCTGTAACAGGTATCATCGGCGTACTCTCTTCCATCGTTGATAATGTTCCGTTGGTGGCAGGCAGTATGGGTATGTATCCGATTCAGGCTACCGGCGATATGGCAGTAGATGGCATTTTCTGGCAGCTCTTGGCTTATTGTGCCGGCGTTGGCGGTTCTATGTTGATTATCGGCAGTGCGGCAGGTGTTGTCGTGATGGGATTGGAAAAAATAACCTTTGGCTGGTATATGAAGAAGATTACGTGGATAGCTTTCCTTGGCTACATTGCAGGTATTCTAAGCTACTATGTAATTCGCACATTCATCTTTACAACTCCACTTTAA
- a CDS encoding 3'-5' exonuclease, translating into MKANDVHSLDDSQIPVVRADNGFHLVLASPGCGKTHILAERIKYAHGQGVKYEDMLCLTFTNRAAREMINRIASVVDDAEVERLQVGNVHHFCSRFLFEENRVEADTSIIDDEEAISIIADYRNESEEGVIGDYNRSKVYQEIIFFSHLMYQMEKAHPWEYYLHPECFTKEDRDAVKLICELQRMEYNERTVVYIYHNAQQFLDDADAPRIDWKSANNIRRLLWKMYYASCYEQYKTEHHLLDFEDLLLVTYDIYSKDADCKRYPWIQVDEVQDLNAMQLAIIDLLTSKDNPVVMYLGDEQQAIFSFMGAKLETLTFLKMRCKGNIHHLLKNHRSPSYLLDVFNDFAEKQLKIDRELLPITDNELEAQPNDLKILPSDNIEAEMEEIAGTALDLFKADKSETTAVIVSSNADADKLSRVMMRYDLSHFKVSGRDLFDTPSVKLLMAHLNVLGNEHNFLAWTRILKGTKAFDSNALARRFVYKLKQLAMSPTDLLLYDKSTYVADFLQTYRNEDIIVFDTETTGLNVFEDDIIEIAAIKIRNGEIIGEPLDIYIETSRPILRKLGENENPLYDLYHSKLRNGALLSPQEGLKKFLEYAGNATLLGHNADYDYNILDFNLRRYLDISMKDCPNGYFDSLKLMRLLERNLVSYKLESLLERFNLVGENSHQAIDDAKATVSLVRLCAQKAETIVAQQTAFLNHPKVMPYVGKFRSAYQELYLSAFSKLYLLEDNAKKALILALEDAYQYFQQTAVISEIDRLEYILRYLDMDMLVDEHIPNALVEQIGSYIMDINTLKESDFCNSRSIRERVYVTTVHKAKGLEFDNVIVFDAVDGRYPNAYNKNKKSDEEDARKFYVAISRAKRRLYIAYSLSTTSKYGTHAKELTPFMLPIEHHFN; encoded by the coding sequence ATGAAAGCAAACGATGTTCATTCTCTGGACGACAGTCAGATTCCGGTAGTACGTGCCGACAATGGTTTCCATCTTGTCTTGGCTTCGCCGGGTTGCGGCAAGACGCATATTCTTGCCGAACGAATCAAATATGCGCACGGACAGGGCGTGAAGTACGAGGATATGCTTTGTCTGACGTTTACGAATCGTGCTGCAAGGGAAATGATAAACCGTATCGCTTCGGTGGTGGACGACGCAGAAGTGGAACGGCTGCAAGTGGGCAACGTGCATCATTTTTGTTCGAGATTCTTGTTTGAAGAGAATAGGGTAGAGGCTGACACGTCGATAATCGACGACGAAGAGGCCATAAGTATCATAGCTGATTACCGAAACGAGAGCGAGGAAGGAGTGATAGGCGATTACAACAGGAGCAAGGTTTATCAGGAGATTATCTTCTTTTCACATCTTATGTACCAGATGGAAAAGGCGCATCCTTGGGAATATTATCTGCATCCGGAATGTTTTACGAAAGAAGACCGTGATGCCGTAAAGCTGATTTGCGAGCTGCAACGGATGGAATACAACGAGCGGACAGTAGTGTATATCTATCACAATGCACAGCAGTTTCTTGACGATGCCGATGCTCCGAGGATAGACTGGAAGTCAGCTAATAATATAAGGAGATTGCTCTGGAAAATGTATTATGCCTCTTGCTACGAACAATACAAGACCGAGCATCATCTGCTCGACTTTGAGGACTTGCTTCTGGTAACCTATGATATATACAGCAAGGATGCCGATTGCAAGAGGTACCCGTGGATTCAGGTGGACGAAGTTCAGGATTTGAATGCAATGCAACTTGCAATCATAGACCTGCTGACCTCCAAGGATAATCCCGTCGTTATGTATCTCGGCGATGAGCAGCAGGCTATTTTCTCCTTTATGGGAGCGAAACTTGAAACACTTACCTTCCTGAAAATGCGCTGCAAGGGTAATATTCATCATCTGCTGAAGAACCATCGTTCGCCGAGCTATCTTCTGGACGTATTCAATGATTTTGCTGAAAAGCAATTGAAGATTGACAGGGAACTGTTGCCCATAACGGATAATGAACTGGAAGCGCAACCAAACGACCTGAAGATTCTGCCCAGCGACAATATTGAGGCTGAAATGGAAGAGATTGCCGGAACGGCTTTGGACTTGTTCAAGGCGGATAAGAGCGAAACTACGGCTGTGATAGTAAGTTCTAATGCCGATGCCGATAAGCTGAGCAGGGTAATGATGCGTTATGATTTAAGTCATTTCAAGGTGTCAGGCAGGGATCTGTTCGATACGCCGAGCGTGAAACTGCTGATGGCGCACTTAAATGTGCTTGGCAATGAGCATAACTTTCTGGCTTGGACGCGCATCTTGAAAGGAACGAAGGCTTTTGATTCAAATGCCTTGGCACGGCGATTTGTCTATAAGCTCAAGCAATTGGCTATGTCGCCGACCGATTTGTTGCTGTATGATAAAAGCACTTACGTAGCCGATTTCCTTCAGACGTATAGAAATGAGGATATAATTGTCTTTGATACGGAAACAACGGGACTGAATGTGTTTGAGGATGATATCATTGAAATCGCAGCGATAAAAATCAGGAATGGGGAAATTATCGGTGAACCGCTGGATATTTATATAGAAACTTCCCGACCGATATTGCGGAAATTGGGTGAAAATGAAAATCCATTGTACGATTTGTATCATTCCAAATTAAGAAACGGCGCATTGCTTTCTCCACAAGAGGGACTGAAAAAGTTTTTGGAATATGCTGGGAACGCAACGCTTCTTGGGCACAATGCAGATTATGATTACAATATTCTCGATTTTAATTTGCGCCGATACCTCGATATTTCTATGAAGGATTGTCCGAACGGATACTTCGATTCGCTGAAGTTGATGAGACTTTTGGAACGCAATCTGGTTTCCTATAAACTGGAATCTCTGCTCGAACGTTTCAATCTTGTGGGAGAAAATTCGCATCAGGCAATTGACGATGCAAAAGCAACGGTGAGCCTTGTGCGCCTTTGTGCCCAAAAGGCCGAAACCATCGTGGCGCAGCAGACGGCATTTCTCAATCATCCGAAAGTTATGCCTTACGTGGGGAAGTTCCGTTCAGCCTATCAGGAATTATATCTTTCGGCTTTCAGTAAACTCTATTTGTTGGAAGATAATGCAAAGAAAGCATTGATACTTGCACTTGAAGACGCTTATCAGTATTTCCAACAAACAGCAGTGATTAGCGAAATAGACCGTTTGGAGTACATTCTTCGCTATCTGGATATGGATATGCTCGTGGACGAACACATTCCGAATGCGTTGGTTGAGCAGATTGGCTCTTATATAATGGATATAAATACGTTGAAAGAAAGCGATTTCTGCAACAGCCGGAGCATACGTGAACGGGTATATGTTACTACTGTTCACAAGGCGAAAGGTTTGGAGTTTGATAATGTCATCGTATTTGACGCAGTGGACGGACGTTACCCCAATGCCTATAATAAGAATAAAAAAAGCGATGAGGAAGACGCACGCAAGTTTTACGTGGCAATATCGCGTGCCAAGCGTAGGCTTTATATTGCTTACTCGCTGTCTACGACAAGTAAATATGGCACTCACGCCAAGGAATTAACGCCATTTATGCTACCTATTGAGCACCATTTTAATTAA
- a CDS encoding YncE family protein produces the protein MDAQTAVSRGHVDVPNCRYLAFDGGYAYVSSYVGKIFEKSVLGSVYKVDTATLKIVDRCVVGYQPEEMAILNGKLYVANSGGYNPMQNMPYDKTVSVIDISTFKVTKSIDIAPNLFRLKSDKYGRLWVSSRGDYANIKSKLYLIENDVLADSVDVPIGDFAFNGDSLVYYGSDTYGSTPQYGVIDIRTNNVVNRNFLHPTAEAPPVKIPYGLIVHPITGDVYLMDATNYVSSGKLFCFDRNGKYKWNTWTGDIPGHACFLLRKKK, from the coding sequence TTGGATGCCCAAACAGCCGTGAGCCGTGGACACGTAGACGTGCCCAACTGTCGCTATTTGGCTTTCGATGGTGGCTATGCCTATGTAAGTTCATACGTTGGAAAGATTTTTGAAAAGAGTGTTTTGGGTTCTGTCTACAAGGTAGATACAGCCACTTTGAAGATTGTTGATAGATGCGTTGTAGGCTATCAGCCCGAAGAAATGGCTATTCTAAATGGTAAACTTTACGTAGCCAACAGTGGTGGTTACAATCCTATGCAGAATATGCCATACGATAAAACCGTGTCCGTCATAGACATCAGCACTTTCAAAGTAACGAAAAGCATTGATATTGCTCCTAATCTTTTCCGTTTAAAATCAGATAAATACGGCAGATTGTGGGTATCTTCGCGGGGGGATTACGCAAATATCAAGTCTAAACTGTATCTTATTGAAAACGATGTGCTTGCCGATTCCGTAGATGTGCCCATCGGAGACTTTGCTTTCAATGGAGATTCTCTCGTTTATTATGGTTCAGACACATACGGAAGCACTCCTCAATATGGTGTAATCGACATTCGTACAAACAACGTTGTAAACAGAAATTTCTTGCATCCAACTGCTGAAGCACCCCCCGTGAAGATACCTTATGGATTGATAGTACATCCTATTACTGGAGACGTGTATCTGATGGATGCAACTAATTATGTATCGAGTGGCAAGCTCTTCTGTTTCGACAGGAATGGAAAATATAAATGGAACACTTGGACAGGGGATATTCCCGGACACGCTTGTTTCCTTTTAAGAAAGAAAAAATAA
- a CDS encoding DNA-3-methyladenine glycosylase I translates to MKRCDWAETDPLLQQYHDEEWAVPVHDDREHYMYLLMESMSCGLSWLLMLKKREVLRECFAGFDFEKVAQFTSDDVERIMNTENMIRSRRKIEGMIANAKAFVKVREEFGSFDRYIWSFTKGKTMIYPSHSHKPVASNALSDKVAKDMKKRGFKFIGSVITYSHLQAIGIIDDHLESCCKYKGGKKNLNSL, encoded by the coding sequence ATGAAAAGATGCGATTGGGCTGAAACCGACCCGCTGCTCCAACAATACCACGACGAGGAATGGGCTGTACCTGTTCACGACGATCGGGAACACTATATGTATTTGCTGATGGAGAGTATGTCGTGCGGGCTTTCGTGGCTGCTGATGCTCAAGAAGCGTGAGGTGCTCAGAGAATGCTTTGCCGGTTTCGACTTCGAGAAAGTGGCACAATTCACAAGCGATGATGTGGAACGCATTATGAACACCGAGAATATGATCCGAAGCCGACGGAAGATAGAGGGAATGATTGCCAATGCAAAGGCTTTCGTCAAAGTCAGGGAGGAGTTTGGATCGTTCGACAGGTACATCTGGAGCTTCACGAAAGGAAAGACTATGATTTATCCCTCGCACAGCCACAAGCCCGTAGCCAGCAACGCATTGAGCGACAAGGTGGCAAAGGATATGAAGAAACGAGGCTTCAAGTTCATCGGCTCGGTCATTACCTACAGCCATTTGCAGGCTATTGGAATCATCGACGACCATCTGGAAAGTTGCTGCAAATACAAGGGTGGAAAGAAAAATCTTAACTCCCTTTAA
- a CDS encoding DUF5074 domain-containing protein, giving the protein MKKHHILLLMAILTLIACRQDDLIIYPDLQNTGDQSKTDYLGLYILNEGNMGTNKATLDYLDLTTGTYSRNIYPSRNPNMVKELGDVGNDIKIYGNSLWMVINQSNKVEVGCPNSREPWTRRRAQLSLFGFRWWLCLCKFIRWKDF; this is encoded by the coding sequence ATGAAGAAACATCACATCTTATTATTAATGGCAATCCTGACTTTGATTGCTTGCCGTCAAGATGATTTAATCATATATCCCGACTTGCAAAATACGGGAGACCAATCCAAGACCGATTATTTGGGACTTTATATCCTAAATGAAGGAAATATGGGTACCAATAAAGCCACGTTGGATTATCTTGACCTCACAACGGGGACGTATTCCAGAAATATCTATCCATCACGCAATCCCAATATGGTAAAGGAATTGGGCGACGTGGGCAACGATATCAAGATATACGGCAATAGTCTTTGGATGGTTATCAATCAATCGAATAAGGTTGAGGTTGGATGCCCAAACAGCCGTGAGCCGTGGACACGTAGACGTGCCCAACTGTCGCTATTTGGCTTTCGATGGTGGCTATGCCTATGTAAGTTCATACGTTGGAAAGATTTTTGA